Proteins encoded together in one Synergistaceae bacterium window:
- a CDS encoding DedA family protein: protein MKDVTGWLVETVGKLGYAGIVALMFLESSFFPFPSEVVLPPAGYLVWRGEMSLWRVLASGLGGSILGALFNYWFAVRFGRPFLLKYGRYFFVSRESLEKAELFFQRHGHVSTLVGRLLPVIRQYISLPAGVARMRVDRFVLYTSLGAGLWVVVLTLAGYLLGEHQELLARYLHVLTFGCVAVAFLLSGAYLLWYRRKNPRKNS, encoded by the coding sequence ATGAAAGACGTAACGGGATGGCTGGTCGAGACCGTAGGAAAACTGGGGTATGCCGGTATTGTGGCGCTGATGTTTCTGGAGTCCTCGTTCTTCCCGTTTCCCAGCGAGGTGGTTCTGCCTCCCGCCGGGTATCTCGTCTGGAGGGGGGAAATGTCCCTCTGGAGGGTTCTCGCTTCCGGCCTGGGGGGCAGCATTCTGGGCGCTCTTTTCAATTATTGGTTTGCGGTTCGATTTGGCAGGCCCTTTCTTTTAAAATACGGCAGATATTTTTTTGTGTCGCGGGAATCGCTGGAGAAGGCGGAGCTGTTTTTCCAGCGTCACGGGCACGTCAGCACTTTGGTGGGGCGTCTGCTTCCGGTGATCCGGCAGTATATTTCGCTTCCCGCCGGCGTGGCGCGGATGCGCGTCGACCGGTTCGTCCTGTACACCTCTCTGGGAGCGGGGCTGTGGGTTGTGGTTCTGACTCTGGCGGGATATCTGCTGGGGGAGCATCAGGAACTCCTGGCGCGGTATCTCCATGTCCTGACCTTCGGCTGTGTTGCGGTCGCTTTTCTGCTTTCCGGGGCCTACCTGCTCTGGTATCGCCGGAAGAACCCGAGAAAAAATTCCTGA
- the dapF gene encoding diaminopimelate epimerase: MTRFTKVHGNGNDFIVIDNREGRHSAEDLSRFARRLCRRKFSIGADGLLVVEKSNESTDMDFVMRLFNADGSEAEMCGNGARALARYAFEKKLAGEDMCFTTLAGPIRARVEPPYAELDMGDISLAESFSQGTLRFRDLEFPFFFLTVGVPHCVLFLKDYDALDTALKAEAGRAISHDSERFPEGSNVSFAERLPGDEIRMVTYERGVEELTESCGTGCVAASVLAFVSESDSVPCAGGLSRRFRVHNPGGVNEVRLSFAPDGRACHAWLKGRTSLVAEGEILEDAWL; the protein is encoded by the coding sequence TTGACGCGGTTTACAAAAGTACACGGCAACGGCAATGATTTTATCGTGATCGACAACAGAGAGGGCCGTCACTCCGCGGAGGACCTGTCCCGTTTCGCCCGCCGGCTGTGCCGCAGGAAATTTTCGATCGGCGCGGACGGATTGCTTGTGGTGGAAAAGTCGAACGAATCAACGGATATGGATTTTGTGATGCGCCTTTTCAACGCCGACGGCAGCGAGGCGGAGATGTGCGGCAACGGCGCCCGGGCGCTGGCTCGTTACGCTTTCGAAAAAAAACTGGCCGGGGAGGACATGTGTTTCACGACCCTGGCGGGGCCGATTCGGGCGCGGGTCGAGCCGCCTTACGCCGAACTGGACATGGGGGACATTTCTCTTGCGGAGAGTTTTTCCCAGGGCACTTTGAGGTTTCGGGATCTGGAGTTTCCCTTTTTCTTTTTGACGGTGGGCGTCCCTCACTGCGTGCTTTTCCTGAAGGATTACGACGCGCTGGACACCGCGCTGAAGGCCGAGGCGGGACGGGCGATTTCCCACGATTCGGAGCGTTTCCCCGAGGGGAGCAACGTCTCCTTTGCGGAGAGGCTTCCCGGCGATGAAATTCGGATGGTGACCTACGAAAGAGGCGTGGAGGAGCTGACGGAGTCCTGCGGAACGGGCTGCGTGGCCGCCTCCGTTCTGGCCTTTGTTTCGGAGTCGGACTCCGTCCCCTGCGCCGGGGGGCTGTCCCGTCGTTTTCGAGTGCACAATCCGGGGGGAGTCAACGAGGTACGCCTGAGCTTCGCTCCCGACGGGCGCGCCTGTCACGCCTGGCTGAAGGGTCGAACCTCCCTGGTGGCGGAGGGGGAAATTCTGGAGGACGCCTGGCTGTGA
- a CDS encoding HAMP domain-containing histidine kinase: protein MELKTQILTKLNPVQERGALKRIMAGICILMTGVVVLYWGNRYMAIVIERLSHREFGPMLFGSVFSVLIHGSQILLLLLGWVLIGNGAGYYFTQARIFVSIILSSVGIWLSWITFPLLHRWLTYTFPLEIYILVPLLALFELLTLQVENWIDRGAAISLWVYSLQSLELLPAFPTSTQALSNLFEGMYRSNAEVAIASMAGTSLFLSFLAGAITSTWLLARYSIRLSQVRQLWQYAPRRKSDSEDGLLGVNMVDVRSLVHDLKNPLAAIKAMALLLREEKGGEAESEKADVLLKATSYMEHMINEILHEDQRSAIVTEKFFDNLEKHIHPFPWGEYVHVTLSPDVREVPLKLNEIRFMRALLNVLDNAWRANRTAGTRDIDLHVRRNAQFVEIEILDNGPGYAPLSNRSGWGSTGLGLAFVRRIVTAHQGNLLISSRTDGISGASVLISVPVSND, encoded by the coding sequence GTGGAGTTGAAAACGCAAATTCTGACTAAACTGAATCCCGTTCAGGAGCGGGGAGCCCTCAAGCGCATCATGGCGGGCATCTGCATCCTGATGACCGGCGTGGTCGTTCTCTACTGGGGCAACCGCTACATGGCCATCGTCATAGAACGACTCTCCCATCGGGAGTTTGGTCCCATGCTTTTCGGCTCCGTTTTCAGCGTTCTCATCCACGGCTCCCAGATCCTGCTGCTTCTGCTGGGGTGGGTTCTGATCGGCAACGGCGCGGGGTATTACTTCACCCAGGCGCGGATTTTCGTCAGCATCATTTTGTCCAGCGTGGGGATCTGGCTGAGCTGGATCACCTTTCCCCTTCTTCATCGCTGGCTGACCTACACCTTCCCTCTTGAAATTTACATCCTCGTTCCCCTTCTCGCGCTTTTCGAACTTCTGACGCTGCAGGTGGAGAACTGGATCGACCGGGGGGCCGCCATATCCCTGTGGGTTTACTCCCTTCAGAGCCTGGAGCTTCTTCCCGCCTTCCCCACCAGCACACAGGCCCTTTCCAATCTTTTCGAGGGCATGTACCGCTCCAACGCGGAGGTGGCCATCGCCAGCATGGCGGGGACGTCTTTGTTCCTGAGCTTTCTGGCCGGGGCCATCACCTCCACATGGCTTCTGGCCCGCTACTCCATCCGCCTCAGTCAGGTGCGGCAGCTGTGGCAGTACGCGCCCCGGCGGAAGTCCGACAGCGAAGACGGGCTGCTGGGGGTCAACATGGTGGACGTGAGAAGCCTGGTTCACGACCTGAAAAACCCTCTGGCCGCAATCAAGGCCATGGCGCTGCTGCTCAGGGAGGAAAAGGGCGGGGAGGCGGAATCGGAAAAGGCCGATGTGCTGCTCAAGGCCACCAGCTACATGGAACACATGATCAACGAAATCCTCCATGAAGATCAGCGCAGCGCCATCGTGACGGAAAAATTTTTCGACAATCTGGAAAAACACATTCACCCCTTCCCCTGGGGCGAATACGTCCACGTAACCCTGTCCCCCGACGTGAGGGAGGTTCCCCTGAAACTCAACGAAATACGCTTCATGAGGGCGCTTCTGAACGTTCTGGACAACGCCTGGCGGGCCAACCGAACCGCCGGCACCCGGGACATCGACCTCCACGTCCGGCGCAACGCTCAATTTGTGGAAATCGAGATTCTCGACAACGGGCCGGGATACGCCCCCCTGTCGAACCGGTCCGGCTGGGGCTCCACCGGGCTGGGGCTGGCTTTCGTGCGCAGGATCGTGACCGCCCACCAGGGGAACCTTCTTATCTCCTCCCGAACCGACGGAATCAGCGGCGCCAGCGTCCTGATTTCCGTCCCTGTTTCCAACGACTGA
- a CDS encoding 4-hydroxy-tetrahydrodipicolinate reductase, with protein MNYGLTGATGKMGKEILNVFREHSLVLAVNSKGEELQGTPQVMVDFSSPGALDRTLALCARHGAALVIGTTALQETDFTKLREYGKTAPVVQSYNFATGINILKIILREYTPLFQDWDLEITETHHNKKKDAPSGTAILLRDATGRDCPTHSLRLGGVPGDHSVLFANEGEVVTFSHRSIARSVFAIGALRAALFTLSAPAGFYTFEDVLSGVSPNRVKGLK; from the coding sequence GTGAATTATGGATTGACGGGCGCCACCGGAAAGATGGGCAAAGAAATCCTGAACGTCTTCAGAGAACACTCGCTGGTTTTGGCCGTAAACAGCAAAGGAGAAGAACTCCAGGGAACGCCGCAGGTCATGGTCGATTTTTCCTCCCCCGGAGCTCTGGACCGGACCCTGGCCCTCTGCGCGAGGCATGGAGCCGCTCTGGTGATCGGCACGACGGCGCTGCAGGAGACGGACTTCACGAAACTGCGGGAATACGGCAAAACAGCCCCCGTGGTTCAGAGCTACAATTTCGCCACTGGCATAAACATCCTGAAGATCATTCTGCGCGAGTACACTCCCCTGTTTCAGGACTGGGATCTGGAAATCACGGAGACCCATCACAACAAAAAGAAGGACGCCCCGTCGGGAACGGCGATTCTCCTCAGGGACGCCACGGGCCGGGACTGCCCCACCCACTCCCTGCGTCTGGGAGGCGTTCCCGGGGATCATTCCGTCCTCTTCGCCAACGAAGGCGAGGTCGTCACCTTCAGCCATCGCTCCATCGCCCGCAGCGTTTTCGCCATTGGCGCTCTCCGGGCGGCTCTGTTCACACTGTCCGCTCCCGCGGGGTTCTACACCTTCGAGGACGTTCTGAGCGGCGTCAGCCCAAACCGAGTCAAAGGCCTGAAGTGA
- the rlmN gene encoding 23S rRNA (adenine(2503)-C(2))-methyltransferase RlmN — protein MENKAYDALSLSYGEWEKLVTEHWKEPRFRADQICQWIYAKKVFDPAGMTNLSKTLREKLACESLLKIPVQIREQKSRDGTRKYLWQMEDGSRVESVLLDHGGHTTACLSSQVGCPLACAFCATGQSGYVRSLSAGEILGQFLLMEQRLGKDIGNVVFMGMGEPLLNRENVFESVRTLNHPKMRNLGARHITLSTSGIAPGIRDVADFEIPLRLSVSLHAPNDTLRNRLMPVNRQYSLTALTDALRYYKKRTGERITIEYVLIDGVNDDPSLAYEMAALLDGLGVYVNLIPWNPISAPGPGLEDVRRSPEPRIKAFCAALTELNIEFEVRREKGTDIMAACGQLAADSKPALR, from the coding sequence ATGGAGAACAAAGCGTACGATGCGCTTTCCTTATCGTACGGGGAATGGGAAAAACTGGTGACGGAGCACTGGAAGGAGCCGCGTTTCAGAGCCGATCAGATATGTCAGTGGATCTACGCGAAAAAGGTTTTCGACCCCGCCGGTATGACGAATCTTTCGAAAACGCTTCGGGAAAAACTGGCCTGTGAATCGCTGTTGAAAATTCCGGTTCAGATCAGAGAGCAGAAATCCCGGGACGGGACGCGCAAATATCTGTGGCAGATGGAGGACGGCAGTCGGGTGGAGTCTGTTCTGCTGGATCATGGCGGTCATACTACGGCCTGTCTTTCCAGTCAGGTGGGCTGTCCTCTGGCCTGCGCGTTTTGCGCCACGGGACAGTCGGGTTACGTCCGCAGCCTGTCCGCGGGGGAGATTCTGGGACAGTTTCTGCTCATGGAACAGCGTCTGGGGAAGGACATCGGCAACGTGGTTTTTATGGGGATGGGAGAGCCGCTGCTGAACCGGGAGAACGTGTTTGAAAGCGTTCGGACCCTCAATCATCCCAAAATGCGCAACCTGGGAGCCCGGCACATCACCCTCTCCACATCGGGCATCGCGCCGGGGATTCGGGACGTTGCCGACTTCGAGATCCCCCTGCGCCTTTCCGTGTCCCTTCACGCGCCCAACGATACCCTGAGAAATCGACTGATGCCCGTCAACCGGCAATATTCTCTCACCGCCCTGACGGATGCGCTGCGCTATTATAAGAAGAGGACGGGGGAGCGTATCACCATTGAATATGTCCTTATCGACGGAGTCAACGACGACCCTTCCCTGGCCTATGAAATGGCCGCGCTGCTGGACGGCCTCGGGGTTTACGTCAACCTCATTCCCTGGAACCCCATTTCCGCTCCCGGACCCGGGCTGGAGGATGTGCGACGCTCCCCGGAACCGCGGATAAAGGCTTTTTGCGCCGCGCTGACGGAGCTGAACATCGAGTTTGAGGTTCGGCGAGAAAAGGGAACGGACATTATGGCGGCCTGCGGTCAGCTTGCGGCGGACTCGAAGCCGGCGCTGAGGTAA
- a CDS encoding ribosomal L7Ae/L30e/S12e/Gadd45 family protein: MPLNELAVTERIAGEREVRRALEKKNLKKLFIALDSDLAGAGELEEAAKTAGVEVEKVDSKLKLGRACAIDRPAAVAGLLMHP, translated from the coding sequence ATGCCTTTAAACGAATTGGCTGTGACGGAAAGGATTGCGGGCGAGAGGGAAGTTCGCCGCGCTCTGGAGAAGAAAAACCTGAAAAAGCTCTTCATCGCTCTCGACAGCGATTTGGCGGGAGCCGGCGAGTTGGAAGAGGCAGCGAAGACGGCGGGGGTGGAAGTCGAAAAGGTGGATTCGAAGCTGAAGCTGGGTCGAGCCTGTGCCATAGACAGGCCTGCCGCGGTGGCAGGTTTGTTGATGCACCCCTGA
- the typA gene encoding translational GTPase TypA, which yields MQADRIRNLAIVAHIDHGKTTLIDSIFRAAQTFGGHAKTVERVMDSGALERERGITIRSKPCTVEWKGYLINIIDTPGHADFSGEVERILSTVDSVILIVDANEGPMPQTRYVLKHALSIGMKPLLFINKVDREGADPQSALNHTFDLFFELGATDEQADFPVLYGSGLNGWAVRDLNNPDRNSMDDLFQAIVDYVPAPAVNPDAPFLMQVSTLAWNEYVGRIGCGKILQGRITKGEPFLRTSTTWLSPLHSGDQWKITGTENAKVAQLWVTRGLERVEVDEITAGDIAWLTGPTEIDIGDTFSSPELEGHPLPPLSIEEPTVSMFFLVNSGPFAGREGQAITLRQLKARLEREMHVNVSLRMEDLGRPDGVKVSGRGELQLGILIEEMRREGMEFCISKPEVITENRDGQLMEPYEQLIIDVPDTLQGIVFEKLAKRKARVKNVENQDRGLLRIEFEIPTRGLIGYRGEFLTDTRGLGIMSSCFMGYGPWAGELSGRGRGALVSLDTGEATAYQLENLQERGTLFISPLEPVYNGMIVGENSRPSDMPCNPTKKKQQTNHRSATKELTTKLDVPRRMSLEKAMEWIENDELVEVTPQSVRLRKIILDEQERRKAARRTAA from the coding sequence ATGCAGGCAGACAGAATTCGCAATCTGGCAATCGTGGCTCACATCGACCACGGTAAAACCACTCTTATCGATTCCATCTTTCGGGCAGCCCAGACCTTCGGAGGGCACGCCAAAACCGTCGAGCGCGTCATGGACTCGGGCGCGCTGGAACGGGAGCGGGGCATCACCATCCGCTCCAAGCCCTGTACCGTGGAGTGGAAGGGATACCTCATCAACATCATCGACACTCCGGGACACGCCGACTTCTCCGGTGAGGTGGAGCGCATTCTCTCCACCGTCGACTCGGTCATCCTGATCGTGGACGCCAACGAGGGCCCCATGCCCCAGACTCGCTACGTCCTGAAGCACGCCCTTTCCATAGGGATGAAGCCCCTGCTGTTCATCAACAAGGTGGACCGGGAGGGGGCGGATCCTCAAAGCGCCCTCAACCATACCTTCGACCTTTTCTTCGAGCTGGGGGCCACGGACGAACAGGCGGATTTTCCGGTGCTCTACGGTTCGGGGCTGAACGGATGGGCCGTCAGAGACCTGAACAACCCCGACCGGAACAGCATGGACGACCTCTTTCAGGCCATCGTCGACTACGTGCCCGCGCCGGCGGTCAATCCCGACGCTCCCTTTCTGATGCAGGTCAGCACTCTGGCCTGGAACGAGTACGTGGGGAGAATCGGCTGCGGAAAAATTCTTCAGGGCCGAATCACAAAAGGAGAACCCTTTCTGCGCACCTCGACGACCTGGCTCTCACCGCTCCACAGCGGCGACCAGTGGAAGATCACCGGAACGGAAAACGCCAAAGTCGCGCAGCTCTGGGTGACCCGCGGCCTGGAACGGGTCGAGGTCGACGAAATCACCGCCGGCGACATCGCCTGGCTGACGGGACCGACGGAAATCGACATCGGAGACACTTTTTCCAGCCCGGAGCTGGAGGGGCATCCCCTTCCTCCTCTCTCCATCGAAGAACCCACCGTGTCCATGTTTTTTCTCGTCAACTCCGGTCCTTTCGCGGGCCGGGAGGGGCAGGCCATCACCCTGCGTCAGCTCAAGGCCCGTCTTGAGCGGGAAATGCACGTCAACGTTTCGCTGCGCATGGAGGATCTGGGGCGTCCGGACGGCGTCAAGGTCTCCGGACGGGGAGAACTGCAGCTGGGAATCCTGATCGAGGAGATGCGCCGGGAGGGGATGGAGTTTTGCATCTCGAAACCCGAGGTCATCACCGAAAACCGCGACGGTCAGCTTATGGAACCCTACGAACAGCTCATCATCGACGTGCCCGACACCCTGCAGGGCATCGTCTTCGAAAAACTGGCGAAACGGAAGGCCCGGGTCAAAAACGTGGAGAATCAGGACCGGGGCCTGCTGCGCATCGAATTTGAAATCCCCACCCGGGGACTGATCGGGTATCGCGGAGAATTTTTGACCGACACCCGGGGACTGGGTATCATGTCCAGTTGCTTCATGGGTTACGGCCCCTGGGCGGGAGAACTGAGCGGCCGGGGACGCGGGGCGCTGGTCAGCCTCGACACGGGAGAGGCCACGGCCTATCAGCTGGAAAATCTTCAGGAGCGGGGGACGCTCTTCATCTCTCCCCTGGAGCCCGTCTACAACGGCATGATCGTGGGAGAAAACAGCCGCCCCTCGGATATGCCCTGCAACCCGACCAAAAAGAAACAGCAGACCAACCATCGCTCGGCCACAAAGGAGCTGACCACGAAACTGGACGTTCCCCGCCGCATGTCCCTGGAAAAAGCCATGGAGTGGATCGAAAACGATGAGCTCGTGGAAGTGACGCCTCAGTCCGTCCGTCTGCGGAAGATCATCCTCGACGAGCAGGAACGCCGAAAAGCGGCCCGACGGACGGCGGCTTAA